One part of the Mya arenaria isolate MELC-2E11 chromosome 3, ASM2691426v1 genome encodes these proteins:
- the LOC128228951 gene encoding beta-1,3-galactosyltransferase 5-like, with protein sequence MIPRHPLILKVTTVCATIALVCVMFYSSKSDVIVTRRLLYVSTLDPSHFTSLSEMDIILQELDKVPDPPTTTTAEPPNVIKKYVDGDAMTYIIDQEPCTKDHYLSIYVHSGPKHAERRRVIRNTWASKEILKQHKAKLVFVTGEVEDENLQATLENESELYKDIIQANFTDAYRNLTYKAIAGLRWVSENCPDVMYVLKTDDDIVVDIHRVVRLMHAYIEHKWGKKNILAGYIWPHMNVDRNKSSKWYTSPDEFPSDFFLKYCSGSAYLMSSDVVKKFYIKTPETPFFWVDDYYVTGLLARNSNVTQTSLSDRYILENESDMAGLLKNDTKTRFVFVHSPNTTTSQYVWQKFLDRW encoded by the coding sequence ATGATTCCGCGTCACCCATTGATATTAAAAGTGACAACTGTGTGCGCTACAATAGCGTTAGTGTGTGTGATGTTTTATAGCAGTAAGTCTGACGTCATCGTGACGCGACGTCTGCTTTATGTTTCGACGCTTGATCCGTCCCATTTTACCAGTTTGTCAGAAATGGACATAATTCTCCAAGAACTCGACAAAGTTCCTGACCCACCAACAACGACCACAGCGGAACCTCCAAACGTCATTAAGAAGTACGTCGACGGTGACGCTATGACATACATCATAGACCAGGAACCATGCACAAAGGACCATTACCTCAGCATATACGTGCATTCTGGGCCGAAACATGCCGAGAGAAGGCGTGTTATAAGAAACACATGGGCGTCCaaagaaatattgaaacaacataaAGCCAAACTCGTATTTGTGACAGGCGAAGTAGAGGACGAGAATCTACAAGCTACTCTTGAGAATGAAAGTGagttgtacaaagatatcattCAGGCTAATTTTACTGATGCGTACAGAAACTTGACTTATAAGGCAATAGCTGGGCTGCGATGGGTGTCAGAGAATTGCCCAGACGTTATGTACGTGTTAAAAACAGATGACGACATAGTCGTTGATATTCATCGAGTTGTGCGTTTAATGCACGCGTACATAGAGCATAAATGGGGGAAGAAAAATATACTTGCCGGCTACATATGGCCACACATGAACGTTGACCGTAACAAGTCCAGCAAATGGTACACGTCACCGGATGAGTTCCCTAGTGACTTCTTCCTCAAGTACTGTTCGGGATCCGCGTACCTCATGAGTAGCGACGTCGTTAAAAAGTTTTACATCAAGACACCAGAGACGCCATTCTTCTGGGTTGACGATTATTACGTCACGGGATTGCTTGCACGTAATTCAAACGTTACACAGACGTCGTTAAGTGACAGATACATCCTTGAAAACGAGTCGGATATGGCTGGTTTACTCAAGAATGACACGAAAACCAGATTCGTGTTTGTCCACTCGCCTAACACCACTACCTCACAGTATGTGTGGCAAAAATTTCTAGATCGATGGTGa
- the LOC128229066 gene encoding high mobility group protein B2-like → MPKKDGKPKGRMSSYAFFVQCCREEHKKKHPGENVVFAEFTKKCASKWKEMTPKEKKRFEDMADKDKSRYEKEMANYVPTSGAAPVGRGKKRTKDPNAPKRALSAFFLFCAEERPKVRAVSPELSVGDVAKELGKRWEGVTDRSKFDKLALVEKARYEKEMAIYRGGGASPAKKSKPAPKKVESEEEEEEEEEDEDDEDDDE, encoded by the exons ATGCCGAAGAAGGACGGGAAGCCAAAGGGTCGCATGTCCTCATATGCATTCTTTGTACAGTGCTGTCGTGAAGAACACAAGAAGAAACACCCAGGAGAGAATGTGGTGTTTGCAGAGTTCACCAAGAAATGTGCTTCAAAATGGAAG GAAATGACTCCCAAGGAGAAGAAGCGTTTTGAGGATATGGCTGACAAGGACAAGTCTCGCTACGAGAAGGAAATGGCAAACTATGTGCCAACTTCTGGAGCCGCCCCGGTCGGGAGGGGCAAGAAGAGGACGAAGGACCCAAATGCTCCCAAGAGGGCCCT GTCAGCTTTCTTCCTCTTCTGTGCTGAGGAAAGGCCGAAGGTGAGGGCGGTTAGCCCTGAGCTGTCTGTCGGTGATGTTGCGAAGGAGCTTGGGAAACGCTGGGAGGGTGTTACTGACAGGAGCAAGTTCGACAAACTCGCTCTTGTGGAAAAGGCCAGATATGAGAAG GAAATGGCAATTTACCGTGGTGGTGGAGCCAGTCCAGCAAAGAAGAGCAAACCTGCTCCTAAGAAAGTTGAAAGTGAGGAAGAGGAGGAGGAAGAGGAAGAAGATGaggatgatgaagatgatgatgagtAG